The following proteins come from a genomic window of Dreissena polymorpha isolate Duluth1 chromosome 1, UMN_Dpol_1.0, whole genome shotgun sequence:
- the LOC127864530 gene encoding uncharacterized protein LOC127864530 isoform X1: MALSTNVVADFIKLDNMEEEPDAINRTVNCLAPMPAFPQETGTKNKVRVPNSKLNLDARRFCIKVDPPRSSNNKRGQHLVINLLIPEHFLALSIRLSDLLDEIGAGKCTVMERRETYLRRERMMTTAAQITGGTETCFHFGSQSEGTTTPGLNSDIDFLHSAIRVNIMTDWRDWESGMNNLLMLRDDITPPQQYLLQVIHKYTPEPMTSIANDLLVRKDSGQVLFSSERCKQELEYKASHLGVTKNGPSVSFIPNWDMVSAFHVCKPLPEIHHWIDRCRGRHWPPAKLLEAARRSPSFLVPAGHPDSDYKREEWRLSPNLIERMLMFSFNMTQIKCYISLKIIKKALLNKIVGDSITSFHCKTLMFYTIERTHPSLWKEHNLMFLLLLCLQVLRKWLRLGILPHYIIEGVNLFDGKLSVVQQRRLLQYVNYLIKNDLQDLFHIDIDEFGCRLRACGILRIGQAGARELDPVRLRYGIRCLLKFEYFENCSSVLTEKVYAMQSSNTNFQQDIQYKLRAVVENSTNGKLTTVAFDLIYHLFALLNSVQSSTSSRLPNPAFIEIIRRFRYSLKTDVVSSGLKLASVLYCFGHLHAAIRVLEDVEKKDHIKVKSVCGMTEIYGERDLQVFANMMSDSCDNVHSEPSFAFCVSFIRQEAHCAPYILLFEMNRGMTEEEVAQRHHQEKRWMDSAEVDARPFLHYLQFLTYGGLGERNKQLHEFKKLWSCIFDQRNSINMYHLETALNLLGHCCEMEGDYQGALLYYEMSLRERHTNNAANWHVQRAQRIISN; the protein is encoded by the exons ATGGCACTATCAACAAATGTTGTGGCTGATTTTATAAA GCTGGATAACATGGAGGAAGAACCAGATGCTATCAACAGGACAGTCAATTGTCTGGCGCCTATGCCGGCATTTCCTCAGGAAACAGGCACAAAGAACAAG GTACGTGTTCCCAATTCGAAACTCAATCTTGATGCTAGGAGATTTTGTATCAAAGTGGATCCACCGAGGTCGTCAAACAACAAACGTGGTCAACATCTTGTGATAAACTTGCTG ATTCCAGAGCACTTCCTAGCATTGTCTATCCGGTTATCGGATCTTCTTGATGAGATTGGAGCCGGAAAATGCACTGTCATGGAGCGGAGAGAAACATATTTGCGGAGAGAGCGTATGATGACGACAGCAGCACAAATAACGGGAGGCACTGAGACATGTTTTCATTTCGGTAGCCAATCTGAAGGCACCACAACTCCCGGTCTCAATTCTGATATTGATTTCCTACATAGTGCCATACGTGTGAACATCATGACAGACTGGAGAGATTGGGAGTCTGGGATGAATAACCTTCTGATGCTTCGTGACGACATCACTCCACCTCAACAGTACTTGCTACAGGTCATACACAAATACACACCTGAACCGATGACCAGTATTGCCAATGACTTGCTTGTAAGGAAAGATTCTGGGCAAGTACTATTCAGCTCAGAAAGATGCAAGCAGGAATTAGAGTATAAAGCATCACACTTAGGGGTAACCAAAAATGGACCTTCTGTGAGTTTTATTCCCAACTGGGATATGGTATCGGCATTTCATGTCTGCAAACCTCTTCCTGAAATACATCACTGGATTGACAGATGTAGAGGTAGACATTGGCCGCCTGCCAAATTACTAGAGGCTGCACGACGATCTCCGTCTTTCCTGGTGCCTGCAGGACATCCAGACAGTGATTACAAGCGTGAAGAATGGCGCCTGTCTCCGAACCTTATTGAACGAATGTTGATGTTTAGTTTCAATATGacacaaattaaatgttacattagtctaaaaataattaaaaaagccTTACTTAATAAAATAGTTGGGGATTCTATAAcaagttttcattgtaaaactttAATGTTCTACACAATAGAGCGAACACACCCTTCTCTGTGGAAGGAGCATAACCTCATGTTTCTACTTTTACTTTGTTTACAAGTATTAAGAAAATGGCTGCGACTGGGAATCCTCCCTCATTATATCATAGAAGGAGTGAACTTGTTCGATGGGAAACTGTCTGTTGTGCAACAGAGACGCCTTTTACAGTACGTGAACTACTTGATAAAGAATGACTTGCAAGATTTATTTCATATAGATATAGATGAATTCGGATGTCGGTTACGAGCATGTGGAATACTGCGAATCGGACAAGCAGGAGCAAGAGAATTGGACCCTGTGAGGTTACGTTACGGTATCAGGTGTTTGCTTAAGTTCGAGTACTTTGAAAATTGTAGTTCAGTCTTAACAGAGAAAGTATATGCAATGCAGAGTTCGAATACAAACTTCCAGCAAgatattcaatataaattacgAGCTGTTGTTGAAAACTCAACGAATGGCAAATTGACAACCGTTGCTTTCGACTTAATATATCACCTGTTTGCATTACTCAATTCAGTGCAGTCATCAACGAGTTCGCGACTACCGAATCCTGCTTTTATCGAAATAATACGCCGCTTCCGATATTCTTTAAAAACGGATGTCGTTTCTAGCGGCTTAAAGTTGGCGTCTGTGCTATACTGCTTTGGACATCTTCACGCGGCAATCAGAGTGTTAGAGGACGTGGAAAAGAAAGATCACATCAAGGTCAAGTCTGTGTGTGGAATGACAGAAATATATGGAGAAAGAGATCTCCAGGTATTTGCTAACATGATGTCAGATAGTTGTGACAACGTTCACAGTGAACCATCATTCGCATTCTGTGTCAGCTTTATTAGACAAGAAGCGCACTGCGCCCCATACATATTGCTGTTCGAAATGAATCGCGGTATGACTGAGGAGGAAGTGGCACAGAGACACCATCAAGAGAAACGATGGATGGACAGCGCTGAGGTGGATGCTCGTCCTTTCCTCCACTATCTACAGTTTCTAACGTATGGAGGGCTCGGTGAACGCAACAAACAGCTTCATGAATTTAAAA
- the LOC127864530 gene encoding uncharacterized protein LOC127864530 isoform X2 → MWLDNMEEEPDAINRTVNCLAPMPAFPQETGTKNKVRVPNSKLNLDARRFCIKVDPPRSSNNKRGQHLVINLLIPEHFLALSIRLSDLLDEIGAGKCTVMERRETYLRRERMMTTAAQITGGTETCFHFGSQSEGTTTPGLNSDIDFLHSAIRVNIMTDWRDWESGMNNLLMLRDDITPPQQYLLQVIHKYTPEPMTSIANDLLVRKDSGQVLFSSERCKQELEYKASHLGVTKNGPSVSFIPNWDMVSAFHVCKPLPEIHHWIDRCRGRHWPPAKLLEAARRSPSFLVPAGHPDSDYKREEWRLSPNLIERMLMFSFNMTQIKCYISLKIIKKALLNKIVGDSITSFHCKTLMFYTIERTHPSLWKEHNLMFLLLLCLQVLRKWLRLGILPHYIIEGVNLFDGKLSVVQQRRLLQYVNYLIKNDLQDLFHIDIDEFGCRLRACGILRIGQAGARELDPVRLRYGIRCLLKFEYFENCSSVLTEKVYAMQSSNTNFQQDIQYKLRAVVENSTNGKLTTVAFDLIYHLFALLNSVQSSTSSRLPNPAFIEIIRRFRYSLKTDVVSSGLKLASVLYCFGHLHAAIRVLEDVEKKDHIKVKSVCGMTEIYGERDLQVFANMMSDSCDNVHSEPSFAFCVSFIRQEAHCAPYILLFEMNRGMTEEEVAQRHHQEKRWMDSAEVDARPFLHYLQFLTYGGLGERNKQLHEFKKLWSCIFDQRNSINMYHLETALNLLGHCCEMEGDYQGALLYYEMSLRERHTNNAANWHVQRAQRIISN, encoded by the exons ATGTG GCTGGATAACATGGAGGAAGAACCAGATGCTATCAACAGGACAGTCAATTGTCTGGCGCCTATGCCGGCATTTCCTCAGGAAACAGGCACAAAGAACAAG GTACGTGTTCCCAATTCGAAACTCAATCTTGATGCTAGGAGATTTTGTATCAAAGTGGATCCACCGAGGTCGTCAAACAACAAACGTGGTCAACATCTTGTGATAAACTTGCTG ATTCCAGAGCACTTCCTAGCATTGTCTATCCGGTTATCGGATCTTCTTGATGAGATTGGAGCCGGAAAATGCACTGTCATGGAGCGGAGAGAAACATATTTGCGGAGAGAGCGTATGATGACGACAGCAGCACAAATAACGGGAGGCACTGAGACATGTTTTCATTTCGGTAGCCAATCTGAAGGCACCACAACTCCCGGTCTCAATTCTGATATTGATTTCCTACATAGTGCCATACGTGTGAACATCATGACAGACTGGAGAGATTGGGAGTCTGGGATGAATAACCTTCTGATGCTTCGTGACGACATCACTCCACCTCAACAGTACTTGCTACAGGTCATACACAAATACACACCTGAACCGATGACCAGTATTGCCAATGACTTGCTTGTAAGGAAAGATTCTGGGCAAGTACTATTCAGCTCAGAAAGATGCAAGCAGGAATTAGAGTATAAAGCATCACACTTAGGGGTAACCAAAAATGGACCTTCTGTGAGTTTTATTCCCAACTGGGATATGGTATCGGCATTTCATGTCTGCAAACCTCTTCCTGAAATACATCACTGGATTGACAGATGTAGAGGTAGACATTGGCCGCCTGCCAAATTACTAGAGGCTGCACGACGATCTCCGTCTTTCCTGGTGCCTGCAGGACATCCAGACAGTGATTACAAGCGTGAAGAATGGCGCCTGTCTCCGAACCTTATTGAACGAATGTTGATGTTTAGTTTCAATATGacacaaattaaatgttacattagtctaaaaataattaaaaaagccTTACTTAATAAAATAGTTGGGGATTCTATAAcaagttttcattgtaaaactttAATGTTCTACACAATAGAGCGAACACACCCTTCTCTGTGGAAGGAGCATAACCTCATGTTTCTACTTTTACTTTGTTTACAAGTATTAAGAAAATGGCTGCGACTGGGAATCCTCCCTCATTATATCATAGAAGGAGTGAACTTGTTCGATGGGAAACTGTCTGTTGTGCAACAGAGACGCCTTTTACAGTACGTGAACTACTTGATAAAGAATGACTTGCAAGATTTATTTCATATAGATATAGATGAATTCGGATGTCGGTTACGAGCATGTGGAATACTGCGAATCGGACAAGCAGGAGCAAGAGAATTGGACCCTGTGAGGTTACGTTACGGTATCAGGTGTTTGCTTAAGTTCGAGTACTTTGAAAATTGTAGTTCAGTCTTAACAGAGAAAGTATATGCAATGCAGAGTTCGAATACAAACTTCCAGCAAgatattcaatataaattacgAGCTGTTGTTGAAAACTCAACGAATGGCAAATTGACAACCGTTGCTTTCGACTTAATATATCACCTGTTTGCATTACTCAATTCAGTGCAGTCATCAACGAGTTCGCGACTACCGAATCCTGCTTTTATCGAAATAATACGCCGCTTCCGATATTCTTTAAAAACGGATGTCGTTTCTAGCGGCTTAAAGTTGGCGTCTGTGCTATACTGCTTTGGACATCTTCACGCGGCAATCAGAGTGTTAGAGGACGTGGAAAAGAAAGATCACATCAAGGTCAAGTCTGTGTGTGGAATGACAGAAATATATGGAGAAAGAGATCTCCAGGTATTTGCTAACATGATGTCAGATAGTTGTGACAACGTTCACAGTGAACCATCATTCGCATTCTGTGTCAGCTTTATTAGACAAGAAGCGCACTGCGCCCCATACATATTGCTGTTCGAAATGAATCGCGGTATGACTGAGGAGGAAGTGGCACAGAGACACCATCAAGAGAAACGATGGATGGACAGCGCTGAGGTGGATGCTCGTCCTTTCCTCCACTATCTACAGTTTCTAACGTATGGAGGGCTCGGTGAACGCAACAAACAGCTTCATGAATTTAAAA
- the LOC127864530 gene encoding uncharacterized protein LOC127864530 isoform X3 yields MEEEPDAINRTVNCLAPMPAFPQETGTKNKVRVPNSKLNLDARRFCIKVDPPRSSNNKRGQHLVINLLIPEHFLALSIRLSDLLDEIGAGKCTVMERRETYLRRERMMTTAAQITGGTETCFHFGSQSEGTTTPGLNSDIDFLHSAIRVNIMTDWRDWESGMNNLLMLRDDITPPQQYLLQVIHKYTPEPMTSIANDLLVRKDSGQVLFSSERCKQELEYKASHLGVTKNGPSVSFIPNWDMVSAFHVCKPLPEIHHWIDRCRGRHWPPAKLLEAARRSPSFLVPAGHPDSDYKREEWRLSPNLIERMLMFSFNMTQIKCYISLKIIKKALLNKIVGDSITSFHCKTLMFYTIERTHPSLWKEHNLMFLLLLCLQVLRKWLRLGILPHYIIEGVNLFDGKLSVVQQRRLLQYVNYLIKNDLQDLFHIDIDEFGCRLRACGILRIGQAGARELDPVRLRYGIRCLLKFEYFENCSSVLTEKVYAMQSSNTNFQQDIQYKLRAVVENSTNGKLTTVAFDLIYHLFALLNSVQSSTSSRLPNPAFIEIIRRFRYSLKTDVVSSGLKLASVLYCFGHLHAAIRVLEDVEKKDHIKVKSVCGMTEIYGERDLQVFANMMSDSCDNVHSEPSFAFCVSFIRQEAHCAPYILLFEMNRGMTEEEVAQRHHQEKRWMDSAEVDARPFLHYLQFLTYGGLGERNKQLHEFKKLWSCIFDQRNSINMYHLETALNLLGHCCEMEGDYQGALLYYEMSLRERHTNNAANWHVQRAQRIISN; encoded by the exons ATGGAGGAAGAACCAGATGCTATCAACAGGACAGTCAATTGTCTGGCGCCTATGCCGGCATTTCCTCAGGAAACAGGCACAAAGAACAAG GTACGTGTTCCCAATTCGAAACTCAATCTTGATGCTAGGAGATTTTGTATCAAAGTGGATCCACCGAGGTCGTCAAACAACAAACGTGGTCAACATCTTGTGATAAACTTGCTG ATTCCAGAGCACTTCCTAGCATTGTCTATCCGGTTATCGGATCTTCTTGATGAGATTGGAGCCGGAAAATGCACTGTCATGGAGCGGAGAGAAACATATTTGCGGAGAGAGCGTATGATGACGACAGCAGCACAAATAACGGGAGGCACTGAGACATGTTTTCATTTCGGTAGCCAATCTGAAGGCACCACAACTCCCGGTCTCAATTCTGATATTGATTTCCTACATAGTGCCATACGTGTGAACATCATGACAGACTGGAGAGATTGGGAGTCTGGGATGAATAACCTTCTGATGCTTCGTGACGACATCACTCCACCTCAACAGTACTTGCTACAGGTCATACACAAATACACACCTGAACCGATGACCAGTATTGCCAATGACTTGCTTGTAAGGAAAGATTCTGGGCAAGTACTATTCAGCTCAGAAAGATGCAAGCAGGAATTAGAGTATAAAGCATCACACTTAGGGGTAACCAAAAATGGACCTTCTGTGAGTTTTATTCCCAACTGGGATATGGTATCGGCATTTCATGTCTGCAAACCTCTTCCTGAAATACATCACTGGATTGACAGATGTAGAGGTAGACATTGGCCGCCTGCCAAATTACTAGAGGCTGCACGACGATCTCCGTCTTTCCTGGTGCCTGCAGGACATCCAGACAGTGATTACAAGCGTGAAGAATGGCGCCTGTCTCCGAACCTTATTGAACGAATGTTGATGTTTAGTTTCAATATGacacaaattaaatgttacattagtctaaaaataattaaaaaagccTTACTTAATAAAATAGTTGGGGATTCTATAAcaagttttcattgtaaaactttAATGTTCTACACAATAGAGCGAACACACCCTTCTCTGTGGAAGGAGCATAACCTCATGTTTCTACTTTTACTTTGTTTACAAGTATTAAGAAAATGGCTGCGACTGGGAATCCTCCCTCATTATATCATAGAAGGAGTGAACTTGTTCGATGGGAAACTGTCTGTTGTGCAACAGAGACGCCTTTTACAGTACGTGAACTACTTGATAAAGAATGACTTGCAAGATTTATTTCATATAGATATAGATGAATTCGGATGTCGGTTACGAGCATGTGGAATACTGCGAATCGGACAAGCAGGAGCAAGAGAATTGGACCCTGTGAGGTTACGTTACGGTATCAGGTGTTTGCTTAAGTTCGAGTACTTTGAAAATTGTAGTTCAGTCTTAACAGAGAAAGTATATGCAATGCAGAGTTCGAATACAAACTTCCAGCAAgatattcaatataaattacgAGCTGTTGTTGAAAACTCAACGAATGGCAAATTGACAACCGTTGCTTTCGACTTAATATATCACCTGTTTGCATTACTCAATTCAGTGCAGTCATCAACGAGTTCGCGACTACCGAATCCTGCTTTTATCGAAATAATACGCCGCTTCCGATATTCTTTAAAAACGGATGTCGTTTCTAGCGGCTTAAAGTTGGCGTCTGTGCTATACTGCTTTGGACATCTTCACGCGGCAATCAGAGTGTTAGAGGACGTGGAAAAGAAAGATCACATCAAGGTCAAGTCTGTGTGTGGAATGACAGAAATATATGGAGAAAGAGATCTCCAGGTATTTGCTAACATGATGTCAGATAGTTGTGACAACGTTCACAGTGAACCATCATTCGCATTCTGTGTCAGCTTTATTAGACAAGAAGCGCACTGCGCCCCATACATATTGCTGTTCGAAATGAATCGCGGTATGACTGAGGAGGAAGTGGCACAGAGACACCATCAAGAGAAACGATGGATGGACAGCGCTGAGGTGGATGCTCGTCCTTTCCTCCACTATCTACAGTTTCTAACGTATGGAGGGCTCGGTGAACGCAACAAACAGCTTCATGAATTTAAAA